Genomic window (Cryptosporangium minutisporangium):
CGTGGGAGCAGCTCGCGGTGAAGCTGATGCTCAAGTGGCCGAACCTGTACTACTCCACGTCGGCGTTCGCTCCGAAGTACTACCCGAAGGCCGTCGTCGACTTCGCGAACACACGGGGCGCGGACAAGGTCCTCTACGCCGGTTACTTCCCGATGGGCCTGTCGCTGGAGCGGATCTTCCGGGACATGCCGCTCGTGCCGTTCAAGGACGAGGTCTGGCCGAAGTTCCTCTACGGCAACGCCGCCCGCCTCCTCGGGCTTTGAGAAGGAGAACACACATCATGACCGAGCTGCCGTTCACGTTCTTCGACTGCGACAACCACTACTACGAGGCGCTGGACGCGTTCACCCGGCACATCGAGCCGGAGTACAAGAAGCGCACGATGCAGTGGGCGCAGATCAACGGGAAGACCCGCCTGCTGGTCGGCGGGAAGATCAACAAGTTCATCCCGAACCCGACGTTCGACCCGGTCGCGGCGCCCGGCGTGATGGACGAGTACTTCCGCGGCCGGAACCCGAAGAGCGCGGACGTGAAGCAGCTCTTCGGTGAGCTGGAGCCGATCCGGGCGGAGTACCGGGACCGGGACGCGCGCATCGCCTGCATGGACCGCCAGGGCATGGAGGGCTGCATCATGCTGCCGACGCTCGGCGTCGGCATGGAGCAGGCGCTCATCGACGACCTGCCGGCGATGACCGCGGCGTTCCGAGCGTTCAACCGCTGGCTGGACGACGACTGGGGCTTCGCCTACCAGAACCGGATCTTCGCCGCTCCGTACATCACGCTGTCCGACCCGGACAACGCGGTGCGCGAGCTGGAGTGGGCCCTCGAGCGCGACGCGCGGTTCGTCGTCATGGTGGGCGGGCCGGTGATGACCGCGCTGGGTTCCCGCGCGCCCGGCGACAAGATGTTCGACGGGTTCTGGCAGCTGGCCAACGACTCCGGCATCACCGTGCTCTACCACGGTGGGGAGTCGCCCTACACGAAGTACCTGAAGGACTGGGGTGAGAACGACTTCACCGAGGCGTTCCGCGCCAACGCGTTCCGCGGGCTGATCTCGGCCAACGCGCTGCAGGACACGATCGCCTCGCACCTGGCGCTCGGACTGTTCGCGCGGTTCCCGAACCTGCGGATGGCGTCGATCGAGGTCGGGTCGGACTGGGTGTTCCACCTGTTCGAGAAGCTCACCAAGTCCTTCGGCCAGGTGCCGCACCTCTACCCGGAGGACCCGCGGGAGACGTTCAAGCGTCACATCTGGGTCTCGCCGTTCTACGAGGACGAGCTGGCCAGCCTGCTGCGGCTGATGGGCGCCGAGCACATCCTGATGGGCTCGGACTACCCGCACGTCGAGGGCCTGGCCGAGCCGGCGTCCTACATCAAGGACCTCAAGAACTACGACTACAGCGACGAGGACTGCAAGGCCGTCATGCGGGACAACGGCCGGTTTCTGTCCGTCCGCCGTCCGGCCTGAGTACCGTGCGCCTCGCGAAAGCCAGCCTGGCCAACCTCCTTCTCGAGGAGGGCGACGAGGACCTCGCGGTCCTCGTCGCCCGATCCTCTCTCCCGGAGGAGATCGACGTCGAGCGCGACGCCGACACGCTCGCCGCGATCGGTCTGACCGGCGACGAACTCCACGCCCTGCTCCCGACGCTCGAACGTTCCGGCGACGCCGGACCGCAGATCGAGCCCGACGAGATGGCACAGCTGGAGCAGACGATCTCCGACCGCTGGGCGCACCTCGTCTCCGACTGGACCGGTTCGTCCCGCACGGAATCCTGACGCCACACCGCGAGGAGAGTTGATGAGCAGCCAGGTCGAGGCGAACAAGCAGGTCGTGCAGGCGTTCTGGGACGCGCTGGCGGTGCGCGACTGGGACGGCATGAAAGCTCTGCTCACCGACGACGCGCACTACACCGACGTGGGCGGCCCCGGCCCGGGCGGTACCGGCCCGGACGCCGTCCTCGGCCGGCTCCGCGCCGGGCTCGAGCCGCTGGCCGAGTACCGGCACCAGCCCGGAGCCCGGATGATCGGCGAGGGCGACCTGGTCATGACCGAGCACGTCGAGCGGTGGGTCTTCAGCACCGGCGAGGAGTTCGACCACCCGTTCGTCTCGGTGACGCAGCTGCGCGACGGGAAGATCTGCCGCTGGCACGACTACTCGAACATCCAGAACATCATCGACAACGCACCGCAGTGGTGGATGGAGCACGTGATCAAGGAGTCGGAAGGCGCTCCCTGGGCCTGACGTCCGCCCTGGCGCGTCACAATGGGGGGAATGAGCGAGTTCGACGTCGTCGTGGTGGGCGCCGGAACGGCGGGGTGCGTCCTCGCTGCCCGGCTGTCGGAGAACCCGGACCGCCGCGTGCTGCTGCTCGAGGCGGGCCCGGTCTTCGGCACGCCGGGTGCGTTCCCGGAGGAGCTGCTGCGCGTCTCGTCGCTCTCGGCGGTGCTGCCCGGCAACCCGTACAACTGGCCGCTCTCCGGCTACCTGACGCCGGACCTGCCGTGGACGATCCCGCGGGGCCGGGTGCTGGGCGGCTCCGGCGCGATGAACGGCGCGAACTTCGTCCGCGCGACCCGGGCGGACTTCGACGACTGGGTGGCGCTCGGCAACACTGCCTGGTCGTACGAAGCCTGCCTGCCGTTCTACCGCCGCGCCGAGAACGACCTCGACGTCGTCAGCGACCTGCACGGCAGTGACGGCCCGCTACCGGTGCAGCGGGTGAAGGGCGAGGCGCTCAGCCCGCTGTCGGCCGCGTTCCTCGACGCGTGTCTGGCGGCCGGCTTCGCGGAGGAGAAGGACAAGAACGGCGACGAGAGGCCCGGCGTCGGCCTGATGCCCGGCAACTTCCTCGACGGCGTCCGGGTGAACACCGCGATCTCGCACCTCCTGCCGCACCTCGACCGGCCCAACCTCGTTCTGCGGGGAAGCACCGAGGTGACCGGGGTGGTGCTCGCCGGCGGCCGGGCGGTCGGCGTCCAGGTCGGGGCCGAAGTGATCCGGGCGGGGGAGGTCGTGCTCTCGGCCGGTGCGGTGAAGTCGCCGCACCTGCTGATGCTCTCCGGAATCGGGCCGGCCGACGCGCTCCGGGCGGCCGGGATCGACGTCGTGGCGGACCTACCGGGGGTCGGCCAGGACTGGTCGGACCACCCGGACGTGTACGTCGGCTTCACTCCGGCCGACGACGTTCCGTTCGACCCGGACACGCTCACCGCCCAGGTCGCGCTGAACCTCGACTCGGGCACCGATCCCGCCGGTGACCTGGAACTGCTGCTGTTCGTCATCCCGCTCGGCGCGATGATGACCGACACCGGCAGCGGCCGGACGTCGCTGCGCAAGGGAGCGTCGGACGTGCTGCGCCGGCCGCGGCGGACGTTCTCCGCCCTGCGCGGCGTCTCGCTGCGCCGCCTGGCCACCCAGCTGATCCGGCAGGGTGATGTGAACCTCATGGTCGCGCTCCAGCGTCCGGAGAGCCGCGGCCACCTGCGGCTGGTCTCCGCGGACCCCGCGGTCAGCCCGGAGCTGCACTTCGACTACCTGGAGCCGGCGGCCGACCGGGCCCGGCTGCGGACCGGCGTCCGGACGGCGGTGGAGCTGCTGCGGACCCGGCCGCTCGCCGATCGGGTCGCGTCGATCACCGCGCCGGACGCGCGGACGCTCGCCGACGACGCCGCGCTGGACGGGTGGCTGCGGACGTCGCTGAACTCCAACTTCCACCTCTCCGGGAGTGCCCGGATGGGGCCGGACACCGATCCCGGCGCGGTCGTCGACCAGACGCTCGCGGTGCGCGGCGTCGAAGGGCTGCGCGTCGTCGACACGTCGGTGCTCCCGGTCGTTCCCCGGCGCGGCACCAACGCCACCGCGGTGATGCTCGGCGAGCGCGGCGCGACGCTCTTCTGACCGGGGGGTGCTACCTCTCCCTCGGCTCGCCAGGCAACCTCCGTGCCGGACGGCCGGACCGCCGGTTACGGTGACCGACGTGTGTGCGGCCCTGGTGGTGCGAGGGGTGCGGAAGACGTTCGACCAGGACTCCGCCGCACCGGTTCCGGCGTTGCGCGGCGTGGACCTCACCGTCGAGCCGGGGGAGTTCGTCGCGGTCACCGGCCCGTCCGGCTGTGGCAAGTCGACGCTGGTGAACGTCATCGCGGGCCTGGACCGGCCGGACGACGGCGCCGTCGAGGTCGGCGGCGTCCGGGTCGACACGCTCGGCGCGGACGCCGCGGCGCGGTTCCGGCGGCGCCACGTCGGCCTGGTGTTCCAGTTCTTCGAGCTGCTCGACGGTGTGTCCGCGGCCGACAACGTGCGGCTGGCGGCGTTGCTGGGCGGCGTCGGCCGGAGACGTGCGGCGCAGCGGGCCGCGGAGCTGCTCGACCTGCTGGGGTTGCTGGACAAGGCGGACGCCGCACCGGGGGAGTTGTCGGGCGGCCAGCGGCAGCGGCTGGCGATCGCCCGTGCCCTCGCCAACGAGCCGCCGGTGCTCCTGGCGGACGAGCCCACCGGCGCGCTCGACTCGGCAGGCGCCGCGGAGGTGCTGGAGCTGCTCGCCCGGCTGAACGAGTCCGGACAGACGGTTCTCGTCGTCACCCACGATCCGGCGGTCGCGGCCGCCGCCGGCCGGGTGGTGCGGATGCGGGACGGCTGCGTGGTCGCCGCCGGTGCACCCGCGTGAGGTCCCGGATCGCGCTCCTGCTGGCCGGAGCCCTGTGGGGTGCGGTGGCGGGCGGCGGTGCGGTGGTGCTCCGCTGGGCGGAGTGGCTGCCCGCGCTGGTGGCGCCGCTCTGCCTGGCGATCGGAGTCGGCGCCGGTCTGGTGGCGGGCTTCGTCCCGCTGGCGCGGCGGCACGCGCACGCGGCGCTCACCGCCGCGGCGTGGGTCGCGGCGATCGGCGCGGCCGCGGCGCTCGGACCCGTGGTCGCCCTGCTGGTGCTGGGCCGACTCCCGGAGGCACGGGAGAGCCGGGTCGGTGCCGCGGTCGGCGTGGGGATGCTCGCCGTCGCCGCGGTCGCCCCGGTTCTTCTCCGCTCGGCCCGGCGGGCCGCCGGGCGTCTGGCCCGGGGCGGCAGGCACACCACCGACGCGGTGCTCGACCGATTCGTGACCCAGGCCTCGGCCGGTGTCGCGGTGGAGCACCTGCTGCGGGAGCTGGCCGTCGCGGTGCGCCGCCGGTGGCGCGCGTCCGAGGTCGAGATCTGGACCGGCGACGGTGGTGCGCTGGACCTCCTCGTCCGCGTTCCGGGCGCGGGAGCGGCGCCGCCGGACACGCTGGCGGTCGAGGCGGTCGAGCGCCTCCGGCGAGTCGGCGTGGTCGGCCCCGGATGGCTGCGGACCTGGGTTCCGGACCTGCTCGCCCGGGCGCCCGCCGCGCAGGTGCGGGTGGCGCCCGCTCGGCACGGTGAGCACCTGCTCGCGCTGGTGGTGCTGCGGCGCGCCCGCGACCAGGAGCGGTTCTCGCCCGCCGACGACCGCGCGCTGGCCGAGACGGCCCGGCGGCTCGGCGCCGCGCTCCACAACCATCAGGTCGACAGCCGGCTCCAGCAGACGCTGCGCGACCTGCGCCGCTCCAACGCCGAACTGCGCGCGTCCCGGTCGCGCCTGGTCTCGACCGCCGACGCCGAACGGCGGCGGATCGAACGCGACCTGCACGACGGCGCCCAGCAGCACCTGGTGTCGCTCGCCGTCGGGCTCGGACTGCTCCGCGAGGTCGGGACGACAGACGGCCCGGATTCGCTGCTCGACCAGCTCGACCAGCTGGCGGTACGGGCCTTGGAGGACCTGCGCGACCTCGCCCACGGCGTCTACCCGGCGCTGCTCCGGGACGCCGGCCTCGCGCAGGCCCTGCCGGGCGCCGTCGAGCGCAGCGGGCTCCGCGCCGACCTGGACTGTGTTCCGGACCGGTTCCCGCTGGAGATCGAGGCGGCGCTCTACTTCTGCTGCCTGGAGGCGCTGCAGAACGTCACCAAGCACGCGTCCGGTGCGGCGGTCACGATCCGGCTGCGGCGTGAGCCGGGGGGAGTACTGGTCCTGGAGGTGTCCGACGACGGCCCGGGATTCGACCCGGCCGCGGTTCCCCCGGGGTCCGGACTGCAGAACATGACCGACCGGGTCGGCGCGGTCGGGGGCGAGGTGGAGGTCCGGTCGGGCCCCGGCGCCGGTACCACCGTGGCGGCCCGGGTCCCGGTCGGCGAGGCGGGCTGAGTGTCCTGGGCGGCGATCGCGCTGGTGGCGCGCGCGGAGTGGCGTCGCCGCCGGGCGGCCCTGCTCGCGCTGGGACTGCTGATCGGGCTCGCCGGCGGGCTGGTCGTGGCCGGCGCGGTGGTGACCGAGCGGACCACCTCCGCGTACCCCCGGCTGGTCGAGGCCGTTCACCGCGACGACGCCCGGGTGTTCGTCCCCGCCGACCGGAAAGAGCTGAGCACGGCCGTCGGCGCACTGCCCGGCGTCCGCACGTCGTGGACGGCGCGGATGTGGGTCGGCGAGATCGTGATGGCCGGGCAGAACCTCACCTACTCGACGGTCACCGGCCCGATGGGGACCCCGTCGCCGGGCCTGGTGACGCCGGTGGTCGTGCGCGGCCGCGCGCCGGACCCGGCGGCGATCGGCGAGGTGCTGCTCTCCGAGCGGTACGCCGAGTTCCTGCACGCCTCGGTGGGGACCGGGTTCACGCTCCGGATGCTGACGCTCGACCAGTTCAACCGGTTCGCCACCGGGTTCGGCGAACCGGCCGGCCCGGCGGTGCCGCTGCGCGTCGTCGGCATCGCCCGGATGCCGACCTGGGGGACGTACACCTCGCACGTCCTCACCACCCCGGCGTTCGCGGCGCGCTACGGCGAGGCGGAGCTGAGCCGGATCTCCTACGTCCGGCTCGGTCCGTCGACCACCGACCGGCAGGCGTTCGCGGCCGCGGTCGATCGGCTCCTCCGCAGCCAGCCGGAGCGCCCCGGCCAGGCCGCCGCCGAGGCGGTGTACCCGGCCGAGTCCGAGGACGCCGTGGTCCGGCCGGCGCGCCGGGCGACCAGGGCGGGGTTGCTACTCGCCGACGCCGCGGCCGCCGCCGACGTGCTGCTCGTCGTCGCCCAGGCGTTGACGCGGCACCACGCCGGCTCGGCCCGGGCGCAGCGCGTCGAGGCGATGCTCGGCCTGACCTTTCCGGAGCGCGTTCTGGCGAGGCTCGCTCCGGTCGGCGCGACCGTGGTGGTCGCCACCGGAGCGGCGCTGGCCTGCGGTGTCGCGGCGGGCCTCGTCGAGCCGGTGGGAGGGCTCGACGAACTCGAACCGCAGCCGGGCTTCCGCGCCGACTGGGTGACCGCCGGTCTGGGCGCCGCCGTCACCGGCCTGGCCACGATCGTTCTGGCTGCCGGAGCGGCGGCGCTCAGACCGGCGGTCACCCAGTCGGCGCGGAAGCCCGGCTGCGGTTCGAGTTCGTCGAGCCCNGCGGTGCCACGGTGCTGGCCGGCCTGCGACTCGGCGCGGCGGGGCGGGGTCGGGCGATGGCCGGGCTCACGGCGGAGNNNNNNNNNNNNNNNNNNGGCGATCGCCGCGGTGACCGTGGGTCTGAGCCTCGAGCGGCTCGTCTCGACGCCGGACCGCTGGGGTGGCTCGGCCGAGCTCGACGTCGCCGAGGTCCTCGACGACGACCTCGACCGGCTCGCCGCCGATCCGCGGGTGGTGGCGCTGGCCGAGGCGCTCTCCGGCTCGGTGGAGATCGACGGCGAGCGGACCCCGGCGTCCGCGTACCGGGTGTGGAAGGGGGACGTCGGGCCGACGGTCCTCGCGGGCCGGTTGCCGGCCAGGGTCGACGAGGTGTGCGTGGGGATCCGGTTCGCCGAGCGCCACGGGCTGCGCGTGGACGACACTCTCGTCGTCACCGCCGGGGACGGCCCGCCGCGGCGGCTGCGCGTGGTCGGCGTCGGGGTCGTGCCGTCGCTCGACGACGGCACCCGGCTCAGCGGCGGCGTCGTGCTGCACCCGGACGCCATCGGGACGCTCGCGGCGTCCGAGGGATTCCGTGAGGGGCAGCTCCGGGTGGCGCCGGGAACGCTCGACGACCTCACGGCCGACCTGGGACGCGACCGGGAGATCTACCCGCGGGGCCTCCCGCCGGAGATCACGGTGCTCGACGGTCTCCGTCCGGTGCCGGTCGCCGTGGCCACGGTGCTGGCGATCGCGGTCGTGCTCGTCCTGGTGCACGCGCTGCGGGGTGCCCGGCGTCGGCTGCGCCGTGACCTCGCCGTGCTCCGCGCCCTCGGCGTGACCGCGGCCGGTCAGGCCGCCGTCCTCGCGGTCGTGGCGTTGCGGGTGGTCGTTCCGGCCGTGCTGCTCGGGGTGCCGCTCGGCTACGGCGTCGGCCGGATCGTCTGGCACGAGGTCGCGACCGGCTCGGGCGTCGGTGGTGACGCCTCGCTACCGGCGTGGGTGGCGCTTCTCGGTGCGCTGGCCGTGTTCGTCCTCGCGGTGGGTCTGACGGTGCCGGGTCGGCGGACCGGCCGCGGCGGGATCGCGGCGACGCTCCGGGTGGAGTGACGCGGCACGGGCCCCGATGGTCCTTACTTCCGATGGTCGAGGAACATCAGCACCGCACGGACCCGCCGGTTGATGTCGGGCTCGCTGGCCAGGTCGAGCTTGCCGAAGATCTGGTTGGCGTGTTTCTCCACCGCGCGTTCGGTGAGGTGCAGCGTCCGCGCGATCGCGAGGTTGTTCTTGCCCTGCGCCATCTCGGCGAGGACCTCGGATTCGCGCGGGCTGAGCGCGTCCAGGGCGTTCCGCGTGGCGCTGTGCGTCCGCACCAGCGCCGCGACGACCGCGGGGTCGATGACCGATCCGCCCTCGGCGACCCGGCGCACGGCCTCGGTGAGCTCCCGGACGTGCGCGACGCGCTCCTTGAGCAGGTAACCCCGGCCCTCCACACCGTCGTTGAGCAGCGCCAGGGCGTACGCCGGCTCGTGGTACTGGCTCAACACGATGACGCCGATCCGCGGATGGTCGCGACGGAGCCGGGTGGCCAGCTGGATGCCCTCATCGGTGCCGGTGGGTGGCATCCGCACGTCGGTGATCACCAGGTCGGGCTGCTCGGCCTCGACCAGCTCCAGGATCGACGGCAGGTCGGCCGCGGTACCGACCATATCCAGCCCGTCGGCGACGGCGATGAGCTGCGACAACCCCGCCCGCAGCAGCACGTCGTCTTCGGCGATCGCCACTCGGACCGGCACGCGGCCATGATAGACGCGGCCCGCTGCGGGGCTACCGGGGGCGGGTGCTCCAGATGCTCCGGAGCAGGGTCGGCCGGAGCGCCGACTTGTGGAAGTACCCCGCCACCTCGGGCGTCGCGACCGCGGTCGGCAGGTCGCGCGGGTGATACGTCGAGAACACGACCACCAGGACGCCCGGGCAGACCGTGTGCAGCCGCCGTGCCGCCTCGACCCCGTCGACGCCCGGCAGCCGCAGGTCCATCAGCACCAGATCCGGGCGCAGCAGCGGGCCGCGGTGGACCGCGTCCTCTCCGCTGATCGCGGTACCCACCAGCGCGAACCCGCCGGTGTGCGTGACCACGGCGGTGGCCGCGGCCCGGAACGGCTCCTGGTCGTCGACGACCAGGACCCGCACCGTCGCCTCTCCCTCCACGGGCCCAGCATCCGCTCCTGCGGCTCGGCCGCGCGCGGGTGCTGGCACCCCTTCCGAGTCGCCAGGCAGCACCGGCGCGCCGCACGCCCCGCGGCGCAGAGACTCGTCGTCGACCGTCCCGAACGCCCGAAGGAGCACCATGACCACCTATACCGCTGCACACGACCGGAGTGCCGCGCCGCCGGACGCGGTCCGCCGCCGCCGGCCGTGGGCGGTGACCGGCGTCGTCACCGGAGTGCTCGGCCTGGCGGCCACGATGAACGTTTTGGCCAAGAGCGTGTACCCGGAGGACGGCAGCGGGCTGGACGCGAGTGTCGTCGACCGGGTCGACGCCACCGGCACCCGGATCGGCTTCGTCCTCGGGTACCTCGCGGTCGCCGGCCTGCTCGTGCTGGCCGCGCAGTGGCGCCGTCACGTCGAGCCGCAGCTGCCCACCAGCACGGCCAGCCGAGTGGTGAGCAACGGGCTGCTGGCGTCCGCCGCCGCGCTGACGTTCGGATACGGCTGGATGGGCGCGCTCGCGCTCTACAACGACGACGGCCCCGAGGCCGGCAGCTTCGACCAGGCCGGGGTCTACGTCTACTTCATGCTCACCGACTTCGGCCCGTTCATCGGGTGGCTGGGGGTCGTCGTCGCGGCCGGTGCCGCCGCCTGGATGGGGCTGGTCGAGCGGAGCCTGCCGGTCTGGATCGGCATCGTCGGTGTGCTGCCGGTGCTCGGCACGCTGCTCTTCATCGTGCTGACGTCGGTGCCCGGGGCGCCCGGGCTGTTCGGTGGGCTCTGGATGATCGTGACGTTCACCGGCATCGCGCTGAGCCGCCGACCCTTCACTGCCGGGTCCAGGGGGGTCTGAGACCCGGCTTTTCCGGCCCGGTTCCCCGTCCGGGCCCGGTCCCGGCCGGTTCGGTCCCTTCCGGCCGGGACCGCCTCTTCCGCGGCGACGCCGGCCGGGTGGCTGCTCACCCGGCCGGCGACGTTCGCCGTTCCCCGATCGGTCCCCGGCCCGTTCCTCGGCCCGGGGACCGATCTACTCGGCCCAGGCGCCGGACTCGGCGGCGCCCTTGGCGTACTCGGCGAAGTCCTTGGCCGGCCGGCCGAGCGCGCGCTGCACCCCGTCCCGCACCGCCTCGTTGCGGCCGTCCAGCACCTCGGTGAACAGGTACGTGACCAGCCAGATCACGTCCTCCGGGTACTCCGCGGCGCGCAGGCCGGCGGCGTAGTCGTCGATGCTCACCGACTCGAAGCCCACGCTCCGCCCGGAGGCCGCGGCGATCTCCGCGGCGGCCTCCGCGAACGTCAGCGCGCGCGGCCCGGTCAGTTCGTAGAGCTGTCCGGTGTGGCGCGGATCGGTCAGCGCCGCGACCGCTACGTCGGCGATGTCGTCGACGTCGACGAACGGCTCTCGCACGTCGGTGACCGGCACCCGGATCGTGCCGTCGAGCACGTCGGCGAGCAGGTAGTCCTCGCTGAAGTTCTGCGCGAACCAGCTGCAGCGGACGATCGTCCACTCCGGAGCGTTGGCCTGCACGATGCGCTCGCAGCGCTCGGCCTCGGTCTCTCCGCGGCCGGAGAGCAGGACCAGGCGGCGGACGCCCTGGCGCGCGGCCTCCGCGGTGAACGTCTCGATCGCCTTCGGGGCGTCCGGCACGGCCAGGTCGGGCACGTAGTTCACGTAGGCCGCGTCGACGCCGGAGAGCGCCGCCGGCCAGGTCGCCGGGTCGGCCCAGTCGAACGGCGGGGTACCCGAGCGGGACCCGAGCCGGACCGGGATGCCGAGCGCGTCGAGGCGGGCGGCGATGCGGCGGCCGGTCTTACCGTTACCTGCGGTCAGAAGGATTGTCATGGCTCAAGCAAACCGTCAGACGTGAGACGTCTCCATCGTTGTGAGGCGCACCTGCATACGTGAGCGTCTACGCTCGACCCCGTGGACACTCTGGCCGGCCTGCTCGACGGGCCCAGGGCGCGGGGCGCGTTCCTGATCCGCTCGCTGATGACCCCGCCCTGGTCGATGCGGATCGAGGACGAGGCACCGCTGACGCTCTGCGCGGTCGTGCAGGGGAAGGCGTGCGTGCTGCCCGAGGCGGGTGGGCTGGTCCGGGTGGAGAGCGGCGACGTCGTGATCTTCCGGGGGCCCGACCACTACACGGTCGCCGACGAACCGGACACCGCGCCGCAGGTGCACATCCTGCCCGGTCAGGAGTGCCGGACACCCGACGGTGCGCCGATCCGGATGAGCGAACTGCTGTCGCCGCCGGGTGTGCTCGGCGTCCGCACGTGGGGCACCCAGGCGAGTGGGGGCACGCAGGCGAGTGGGGGCACGCAGGCGAGTGGGGGCACGCAGGGGATCGGGAGTACGCAGGCGACCGGGGGCACCGAGCTGCTGACCGGTACCTACGAAGTGCAGAGCGAGGTCAGCAGCCGCCTGCTCGCGACCCTGCCGCCGGTGCTGGTGATCCGGCGCGACAGCTGGGACAACCCGCTGGTGGGCTTCCTCGCCGAGGAGATCGTCAAGGACGCCCCCGGCCAGACCGCGGTCCTCGACCGGCTGCTCGACCTGTTGCTGATCGGCGCGCTGCGGACCTGGTTCGCCCGGCAGGACAGCAAGGCGCCGGGCTGGTACCGCGCGCACAGCGATCCGGTCGTCGGGCCGGCCGTGCGGATGCTGCAGGCCGAGCCCGCCCGGCCGTGGACCGTGGCGCTGCTGGCCCGGGAGACCGGCGTCTCTCGGGCCGCGCTCGCCCGGCGGTTCACCGAGCTGGTGGGCGAGCCGCCGATGGCGTTCCTGACCGGCTGGCGGCTGGCCCTCGCCGCGGACCTGCTGCGCGAGCCGGACGCGACGCTGGCGGCGGTCGCCCGCAAGGTGGGGTACGGCAGCCCGTTCGCGCTGAGCTCGGCGTTCAAGCGGGTGCGCGGCATCAGCCCGCAGGAGTTCCGCTCGGTGGGCTGACTTCTGTCGGAGGCCGGGGTTACGTTCAGCTAATGAGCGAACTACCACACGTGGTGGTCCACGTGGCTGTGTCGCTGGAAGGGGCCACTACCGGATTCGAACTCGATCTCGCCCGGTTCTACGCGCTGGCGCAGACCTGGCGCGAGGACGTCACGCTCGTCGGCGCCGACACGATCCTCGCGCAGGAGGCCGCGCTGGCGACGGTGCCCAAGCCTGGCCCCGCCGAGAACGGCCCGCTGCTCGCCGTCGTCGACAGCTGCGCTCGCGTCCACTCGTGGCGGGCGCTGCGCGACGCCGGGCACTGGTCGGGCGTGCTGGCGCTGCGCGCGGCGTCCACCCCGAAGGGCGCGGCCGAGTCGTCGGAGCGGCTGGTCGTCGGAGCCGAGCGCGTCGACCTCCGCGCGGCGTTGGCCGCGCTGGCCGGGCGCGGGGCGTCGACCGTGCGGGTCGACAGCGGCGGGGCGCTGACCGGCGCGCTGCTCGCCCAGGGCCTTCTCGACGAGGTCAGCCTGCTGGTCCACCCGGTGTTCGCCGGGCACGGCGGCCACCACCGGTGGTTCGGGCCGTCGCACCCGCCCGCCAGGGCGTTCACCCTGGCCGGCAACGAAACGATCGGCGATCTGGTCTGGCTGCGGTACCGCGCGAGCGGCTGACGCGTTTCACCGGCGGTATGCGTTGGTACGCACTGCGTACGAGCGACATCGCGGCGTCGAGGGAGCGGTCATGGCTCAGGTCACCGATGCACCGGAAACCCCCGAGCTGCAGAAGGGCCTGCGCCCGCGCCACCTGCGGATGATCGCGATCGGTGGCGTCATCGGTGCCGGTCTGTTCGTGGGCTCCGGCGCGGTGATCAACGACGTCGGGCCGGCCGCGTTCCTCACCTACGCCGTCACCGGCGTGCTGATCGTCCTGGTCATGCGGATGCTCGGGGAGATGGCGACCGCCCACCCGTCCACCGGGTCGTTCGCGGACTACGCACGCGCGGCGCTCGGCAACTGGGCCGGCTTCTCGGTGGGCTGGCTGTACTGGTACTTCTGGGTCATCGTCGTCGGGTTCGAGGCGGTAGCCGGTGCGGAGATCCTCCGGCGCTGGGTCGACGTACCACTGTGGGCGCTCGCGCTCGGGCTGATGGTGCTGATGACCGTCACCAACCTGTTCTCGGTCCGCTCGTACGGCGAGTTCGAGTACTGGTTCGCGGGCGTGAAGGTGGTCGCGATCTGCGCCATGCTCGCTCTCGGCGCGT
Coding sequences:
- a CDS encoding amidohydrolase family protein, which translates into the protein MTELPFTFFDCDNHYYEALDAFTRHIEPEYKKRTMQWAQINGKTRLLVGGKINKFIPNPTFDPVAAPGVMDEYFRGRNPKSADVKQLFGELEPIRAEYRDRDARIACMDRQGMEGCIMLPTLGVGMEQALIDDLPAMTAAFRAFNRWLDDDWGFAYQNRIFAAPYITLSDPDNAVRELEWALERDARFVVMVGGPVMTALGSRAPGDKMFDGFWQLANDSGITVLYHGGESPYTKYLKDWGENDFTEAFRANAFRGLISANALQDTIASHLALGLFARFPNLRMASIEVGSDWVFHLFEKLTKSFGQVPHLYPEDPRETFKRHIWVSPFYEDELASLLRLMGAEHILMGSDYPHVEGLAEPASYIKDLKNYDYSDEDCKAVMRDNGRFLSVRRPA
- a CDS encoding nuclear transport factor 2 family protein, whose translation is MSSQVEANKQVVQAFWDALAVRDWDGMKALLTDDAHYTDVGGPGPGGTGPDAVLGRLRAGLEPLAEYRHQPGARMIGEGDLVMTEHVERWVFSTGEEFDHPFVSVTQLRDGKICRWHDYSNIQNIIDNAPQWWMEHVIKESEGAPWA
- a CDS encoding GMC family oxidoreductase — its product is MSEFDVVVVGAGTAGCVLAARLSENPDRRVLLLEAGPVFGTPGAFPEELLRVSSLSAVLPGNPYNWPLSGYLTPDLPWTIPRGRVLGGSGAMNGANFVRATRADFDDWVALGNTAWSYEACLPFYRRAENDLDVVSDLHGSDGPLPVQRVKGEALSPLSAAFLDACLAAGFAEEKDKNGDERPGVGLMPGNFLDGVRVNTAISHLLPHLDRPNLVLRGSTEVTGVVLAGGRAVGVQVGAEVIRAGEVVLSAGAVKSPHLLMLSGIGPADALRAAGIDVVADLPGVGQDWSDHPDVYVGFTPADDVPFDPDTLTAQVALNLDSGTDPAGDLELLLFVIPLGAMMTDTGSGRTSLRKGASDVLRRPRRTFSALRGVSLRRLATQLIRQGDVNLMVALQRPESRGHLRLVSADPAVSPELHFDYLEPAADRARLRTGVRTAVELLRTRPLADRVASITAPDARTLADDAALDGWLRTSLNSNFHLSGSARMGPDTDPGAVVDQTLAVRGVEGLRVVDTSVLPVVPRRGTNATAVMLGERGATLF
- a CDS encoding ABC transporter ATP-binding protein, which codes for MCAALVVRGVRKTFDQDSAAPVPALRGVDLTVEPGEFVAVTGPSGCGKSTLVNVIAGLDRPDDGAVEVGGVRVDTLGADAAARFRRRHVGLVFQFFELLDGVSAADNVRLAALLGGVGRRRAAQRAAELLDLLGLLDKADAAPGELSGGQRQRLAIARALANEPPVLLADEPTGALDSAGAAEVLELLARLNESGQTVLVVTHDPAVAAAAGRVVRMRDGCVVAAGAPA
- a CDS encoding sensor histidine kinase; its protein translation is MRSRIALLLAGALWGAVAGGGAVVLRWAEWLPALVAPLCLAIGVGAGLVAGFVPLARRHAHAALTAAAWVAAIGAAAALGPVVALLVLGRLPEARESRVGAAVGVGMLAVAAVAPVLLRSARRAAGRLARGGRHTTDAVLDRFVTQASAGVAVEHLLRELAVAVRRRWRASEVEIWTGDGGALDLLVRVPGAGAAPPDTLAVEAVERLRRVGVVGPGWLRTWVPDLLARAPAAQVRVAPARHGEHLLALVVLRRARDQERFSPADDRALAETARRLGAALHNHQVDSRLQQTLRDLRRSNAELRASRSRLVSTADAERRRIERDLHDGAQQHLVSLAVGLGLLREVGTTDGPDSLLDQLDQLAVRALEDLRDLAHGVYPALLRDAGLAQALPGAVERSGLRADLDCVPDRFPLEIEAALYFCCLEALQNVTKHASGAAVTIRLRREPGGVLVLEVSDDGPGFDPAAVPPGSGLQNMTDRVGAVGGEVEVRSGPGAGTTVAARVPVGEAG